CCGATGTAAAGAGCCGTCCCGCACATCGCCTGTGCCGCGCGGATGCCAGGGTGAAGGTCGTCACCGCCGTCGTGCTCCTGGTTATGGTGATCAGCTGCAAAGGGATTGTCTTCCCCCTGCTGGTGGCGCTTTTTTCACTCGGGCTCTGTTTCCACCTGGGAGTACCAGCAAAAAGGGTGCTGCTCCGCTTCGCCGAGCCGGCCTTCATCGCCTGCACTCTCTTGCTGCTGAAGATATTCTGCGCCGGGAAGGTTCCCCTCTTCACCCTGCACCTTTGGGGGCTGGAGGTGCTCGCACATCGGGACGGTCTCCTCGAGGGGGCGGTGATTGCCAGCCGCATTGCAGGGGGCGTATCGGTGCTGGCGGTTGTGGGGTACTCCACCCAGTTCACCGAGCTCATGGCGGCGCTCTCCTGGCTCAAGGTGCCGAAGGTCTTTCT
The DNA window shown above is from Geomonas sp. RF6 and carries:
- the cbiQ gene encoding cobalt ECF transporter T component CbiQ, producing MHHHFSDVKSRPAHRLCRADARVKVVTAVVLLVMVISCKGIVFPLLVALFSLGLCFHLGVPAKRVLLRFAEPAFIACTLLLLKIFCAGKVPLFTLHLWGLEVLAHRDGLLEGAVIASRIAGGVSVLAVVGYSTQFTELMAALSWLKVPKVFLEISLFAWRYLFLLLDDAHVVYSAQKNRLGYAGYRRGLRSFGTLAGVLVLKAFDSSQSMTTAMVQRGYTGELPMLQHHPFVAAEVLFSVLLVSGMAVLRSL